The following is a genomic window from Pseudomonas promysalinigenes.
GGCCTCAGTCGAAACCAAGCCAGGCACCCTGGACGGATCAGCTAGCGATTACGCGCTGCCCTAAGGCGCCAAGGCCCCTGCCTTGAGCCCCCGTCGGGCGCGGTGCTACCATGCCCGATCCCTCTTCGAGGCGGCCAGACACGAGGAAGATCCCTGACCATGAGCACCATTCGCGAGCGCAACAAGGAGCTGATCCTGCGCGCAGCCAGTGAAGAATTCGCCGACAAGGGCTTCGCCGCCACCAAAACCAGCGATATCGCCGCCAAGGCGGGGCTGCCCAAGCCGAACGTGTATTACTACTTCAAATCCAAGGACAACCTCTACCGCGAGGTTCTGGAAAGCATCATCGCGCCGATCATGCAGGCATCCACGCCGTTCAACGCCGACGGCGACCCCAAAGAGGTGTTGAGTGCTTACATTCGCTCCAAGATCCGCATCTCGCGGGATCTGCCCCATGCCTCGAAGGTATTTGCCAGCGAGATCATGCATGGCGCGCCGCACCTGTCGCCCAACCAGGTGGAACAACTGAACGAGCAGGCGCGGCACAATATCGAGTGCATTCAGGGCTGGATCGATCGTGGGCAAATCGCGCATGTCGATGCCCACCACCTGATGTTCAGTATTTGGGCCGCGACCCAGACCTACGCCGATTTCGACTGGCAAATTTCGGCAGTGACCGGCAAAGCCAAGCTGGCCGATAGCGACT
Proteins encoded in this region:
- a CDS encoding TetR/AcrR family transcriptional regulator is translated as MSTIRERNKELILRAASEEFADKGFAATKTSDIAAKAGLPKPNVYYYFKSKDNLYREVLESIIAPIMQASTPFNADGDPKEVLSAYIRSKIRISRDLPHASKVFASEIMHGAPHLSPNQVEQLNEQARHNIECIQGWIDRGQIAHVDAHHLMFSIWAATQTYADFDWQISAVTGKAKLADSDYDAAADTIIRMVLKGCEPEAA